In one window of Photorhabdus laumondii subsp. laumondii DNA:
- a CDS encoding helix-turn-helix domain-containing protein, translating to MKMQTFESVWDAISDTPEQAENMKIRAQLINILNAWIAKREFTQAEAAKVLGITQPHVSELARGKIQLFSVDKLIAMMAHAGVYIRHIEISEPEVTLTTLPIV from the coding sequence ATGAAAATGCAGACTTTTGAAAGCGTATGGGACGCGATCAGTGATACACCAGAGCAGGCCGAAAACATGAAGATCCGTGCTCAACTAATAAATATTCTCAATGCATGGATAGCAAAACGGGAATTTACCCAAGCTGAAGCCGCCAAAGTACTGGGGATTACCCAACCCCATGTTTCAGAGCTTGCTAGGGGGAAAATACAACTTTTTAGTGTGGATAAACTGATTGCGATGATGGCTCATGCAGGTGTGTATATCCGGCATATCGAGATAAGCGAGCCGGAAGTCACTTTAACCACGTTACCCATCGTTTAA